In one window of Actinomycetes bacterium DNA:
- a CDS encoding Lrp/AsnC family transcriptional regulator → MPRSERNGSAPLDSVSKAIIEQLQEDGRRPYAAIGKAVGLSEAAVRQRVQRLLEAGVMQIVAVTDPLTVGFPRAAMIGIRVDGDSESVADKLASFSEIDYVVLTAGSFDVLVEVVCEDDDHLLEIINKRIRAIPGVLSTESFVYLKLRKQIYTWGTR, encoded by the coding sequence ATGCCGAGGTCCGAGCGCAACGGAAGTGCGCCCCTCGACTCGGTCAGCAAGGCGATCATCGAACAGCTCCAGGAGGACGGGCGACGCCCGTACGCCGCGATCGGCAAGGCGGTCGGCCTCTCCGAGGCGGCCGTTCGCCAGCGCGTCCAGCGCCTGCTCGAGGCGGGCGTCATGCAGATCGTGGCCGTCACCGACCCCCTGACCGTCGGGTTCCCCCGCGCGGCCATGATCGGTATCCGGGTCGACGGGGACAGCGAGTCCGTGGCGGACAAGCTCGCGTCGTTCAGCGAGATCGATTACGTCGTGCTCACCGCCGGCAGCTTCGACGTGCTGGTGGAGGTCGTCTGCGAGGACGACGACCACCTGCTCGAGATCATCAACAAGCGGATCCGGGCCATCCCGGGAGTCCTGTCCACCGAGAGCTTCGTCTACCTGAAGCTCCGCAAACAGATCTACACATGGGGTACGAGATGA
- a CDS encoding aspartate aminotransferase family protein encodes MTTPQGFEEAGEDRLADRAADHLWMHFTRHSVYHQGHHVPVIVRGDGAYVYDDQGKRYLDGLAGLFTVQIGHGRTELAEAAAKQASELAFFPLWSYAHPKAIELAERLADYAPGDLGHVFFTSGGGEAVETAWKLAKQYFKLTGKPLKHKVISRSIAYHGTPQGALSITGIPEAKMYFEPLVPGGFKVPNTNFYRAPAHEDDEAAFGRWAADRIEEAIEFEGPDTVAAVFLEPVQNSGGCFPPPPGYLQRVREICDKHDVLFVADETICAFGRIGEMFAMNRFGVTPDIITCAKGITSGYAPLGAMIASERLFEPFRHGTTYFAHGYTFGGHPVSCAVALANLDIFEREGINEHVRANEGAFRGTLEKLLDLPIVGDVRGEGYFYGIELVKDKATKETFDEDESERLLRGYLSKALFDSGLYCRADDRGDPVVQLAPPLIIGQPEFDEIEQILREVLKGAEGVL; translated from the coding sequence ATGACCACTCCGCAGGGCTTCGAAGAGGCCGGGGAAGACCGGCTCGCAGATCGCGCCGCAGACCATCTGTGGATGCACTTCACGCGCCACTCGGTCTATCACCAGGGTCACCACGTGCCGGTGATCGTCCGTGGCGACGGCGCGTACGTCTACGACGACCAGGGCAAGCGCTACCTCGACGGCCTGGCCGGGCTGTTCACCGTGCAGATCGGTCACGGCCGTACCGAGCTGGCCGAGGCCGCCGCGAAGCAGGCCTCCGAGCTCGCGTTCTTCCCGCTGTGGTCCTACGCGCACCCCAAGGCGATCGAGCTCGCCGAGCGACTGGCGGACTACGCCCCCGGGGATCTCGGCCACGTGTTCTTCACCAGCGGCGGCGGCGAGGCGGTGGAGACCGCGTGGAAGCTCGCCAAGCAGTACTTCAAGCTCACCGGGAAGCCGTTGAAGCACAAGGTCATCAGCCGCTCGATCGCCTATCACGGGACGCCGCAGGGCGCTTTGTCGATCACGGGCATCCCCGAAGCGAAGATGTACTTCGAGCCGCTCGTACCCGGCGGTTTCAAGGTCCCGAACACCAACTTCTACCGGGCACCGGCGCACGAGGACGACGAGGCGGCCTTCGGCCGGTGGGCGGCGGACCGCATCGAGGAGGCCATCGAGTTCGAGGGGCCCGACACGGTCGCGGCGGTGTTCCTGGAGCCCGTGCAGAACTCGGGTGGGTGCTTCCCTCCCCCACCCGGGTACCTGCAGCGGGTACGTGAGATCTGCGACAAGCACGACGTGCTGTTCGTCGCGGACGAGACGATCTGCGCCTTCGGCCGCATCGGCGAGATGTTCGCGATGAACCGGTTCGGCGTGACCCCCGACATCATCACGTGCGCGAAGGGCATCACGTCCGGGTACGCGCCGCTGGGCGCGATGATCGCCTCGGAGCGCCTCTTCGAGCCGTTCCGCCACGGGACGACGTACTTCGCCCACGGGTACACCTTCGGCGGGCACCCGGTGTCGTGCGCGGTCGCGCTCGCGAACCTCGACATCTTCGAGCGCGAGGGCATCAACGAGCACGTGCGCGCGAACGAGGGCGCCTTCCGCGGCACCCTCGAGAAGCTGTTGGACCTGCCCATCGTCGGCGACGTCCGCGGCGAGGGGTACTTCTACGGCATCGAGCTGGTCAAGGACAAGGCCACCAAGGAGACCTTCGACGAGGACGAGTCCGAGCGGCTGCTGCGGGGCTACCTGTCGAAAGCGCTGTTCGACTCCGGCCTCTACTGCCGGGCGGACGACCGCGGCGACCCGGTCGTGCAGCTGGCTCCGCCGCTCATCATCGGGCAGCCCGAGTTCGACGAGATCGAGCAGATCCTGCGCGAGGTGCTCAAGGGCGCCGAGGGCGTCCTCTGA
- a CDS encoding pyridoxamine 5'-phosphate oxidase family protein has translation MGVTARTRVRRLPEKAVHDRAVMHAILDAGLVAHVSVVDREGQPYVVPVGYARQGERVVFHGSTASRLFLALAQGAPTCLTVTLLDGLVVARSLFESSMHYRSVMVLGRCEVLRAEEKLAALDVISDHLMPGRRRDARSPSKKELAATNVLALPLDEASVKVSQAPPDDNPDDLDLPVWAGVVPLREVFGEPVDAPDLRSAQEVPDYVRAWSR, from the coding sequence GTGGGCGTCACGGCGCGGACGCGCGTCCGACGCCTGCCGGAGAAGGCGGTCCACGACCGAGCCGTCATGCACGCGATCCTGGACGCGGGACTCGTGGCGCACGTGTCGGTCGTGGACCGGGAGGGCCAGCCGTACGTCGTCCCCGTCGGGTACGCCCGCCAGGGGGAGCGCGTCGTCTTCCACGGCTCGACGGCCTCGCGGCTCTTCCTCGCCCTCGCCCAGGGCGCGCCGACGTGCCTGACCGTGACCCTGCTCGACGGCCTCGTCGTGGCGCGCTCGCTCTTCGAGTCCTCGATGCACTACCGCAGCGTGATGGTGCTTGGCCGGTGCGAGGTCCTGCGGGCCGAGGAGAAGCTGGCCGCGCTCGACGTGATCAGCGACCACCTCATGCCGGGTCGGCGCCGCGACGCCCGCTCGCCGAGCAAGAAGGAGCTCGCCGCGACGAACGTCCTGGCGCTCCCGCTCGACGAGGCCAGCGTCAAGGTCAGCCAGGCCCCGCCGGACGACAACCCCGACGACCTCGACCTGCCGGTGTGGGCCGGCGTGGTACCGCTGCGCGAGGTCTTCGGCGAGCCGGTCGACGCCCCGGACCTCCGGTCGGCCCAGGAGGTCCCCGACTACGTGCGAGCGTGGAGCCGATGA
- a CDS encoding FAD-binding oxidoreductase, which produces MTTSLWWDTLPPELSGPRRAALDGDREADVAIVGAGFTGLWTAYHLLRQRPGLDVVVLEREVAGFGASGRNGGWCSALFPSSWAKVARTSSRDAAIALQRGLFETVDEIGTIVAEEGIDCHWAKGGTYVLARTPVQLERARAHVAEARTFGFGPEDYRFLDAREARAGVGASDVLGATYTPHCAAIHPARLVRGLALAVERRGGRIHEATTVRSVEPGVVRTVSGHVRARHVIRATEGYTPTLTGHKRTLAPVYSLMLATEPLPASFWEQAGLRERATFADERHLIIYGQRTADGRIAFGGRGAPYHYGSRISPAFDSNPRVFDELRRVLWDVFPGLGDVDVTHRWGGPLGVPRDWYASVGLDPTTGLGWAGGYVGDGVGASHLAGRTLADLVLGEDTPRTGLPWVGHHSRPWEPEPLRWLGANAGLRVMTAADHEEARTGRPSRLAAAFGRFIGQ; this is translated from the coding sequence ATGACGACGTCCCTGTGGTGGGACACCCTGCCACCCGAGCTGAGCGGACCCCGACGAGCCGCCCTCGACGGCGACCGCGAGGCCGACGTCGCCATCGTCGGCGCCGGCTTCACCGGCCTCTGGACCGCCTACCACCTGCTCCGCCAACGACCCGGCCTCGACGTCGTCGTGCTCGAGCGCGAGGTCGCCGGCTTCGGCGCGTCCGGCCGCAACGGCGGCTGGTGCTCGGCGTTGTTCCCGTCGTCGTGGGCGAAGGTGGCGAGGACCTCCTCGCGCGACGCCGCGATCGCCTTGCAGCGCGGTCTGTTCGAGACCGTCGACGAGATCGGCACGATCGTGGCCGAGGAGGGGATCGACTGCCACTGGGCCAAGGGCGGCACGTACGTGCTCGCGCGCACGCCCGTCCAGCTGGAGCGGGCGCGGGCGCACGTGGCCGAGGCCCGTACCTTCGGCTTCGGCCCGGAGGACTACCGCTTCCTCGACGCCCGGGAGGCGCGCGCCGGGGTCGGGGCGAGCGACGTGCTCGGGGCGACGTACACGCCGCACTGTGCGGCGATCCACCCTGCGCGGCTGGTCCGGGGGCTGGCGCTGGCGGTGGAGCGACGCGGCGGGCGCATCCACGAGGCGACCACCGTGCGCTCCGTCGAGCCGGGCGTGGTGCGCACGGTCTCCGGCCATGTGCGTGCCAGGCACGTGATCCGCGCGACCGAGGGGTACACACCGACGCTGACGGGGCACAAGCGGACGCTGGCGCCGGTGTACTCCCTCATGCTGGCCACCGAGCCGCTGCCCGCGTCGTTCTGGGAGCAGGCTGGGCTGCGGGAGCGGGCGACCTTCGCCGACGAGCGGCACCTGATCATCTACGGGCAGCGGACCGCGGACGGCCGAATCGCCTTCGGCGGTCGCGGCGCGCCGTACCACTACGGCTCGCGGATCAGCCCCGCGTTCGACTCCAACCCGCGCGTCTTCGACGAGCTGCGCCGGGTGCTCTGGGACGTCTTCCCCGGGCTCGGTGACGTCGACGTCACCCACCGCTGGGGCGGCCCGCTCGGTGTCCCGCGCGACTGGTACGCCTCCGTCGGACTCGACCCCACGACGGGGCTCGGCTGGGCGGGCGGGTACGTCGGTGACGGCGTGGGCGCGTCGCACCTGGCCGGGCGTACCCTCGCCGACCTGGTCCTCGGGGAGGACACTCCCCGCACCGGGCTGCCGTGGGTGGGCCACCACTCCCGGCCGTGGGAGCCGGAGCCGTTGCGCTGGCTCGGGGCCAACGCGGGCCTGAGGGTGATGACGGCCGCCGACCACGAGGAGGCCCGTACGGGCCGGCCGTCGCGGTTGGCCGCCGCCTTCGGCCGCTTCATCGGCCAGTGA